A genomic region of Vitis vinifera cultivar Pinot Noir 40024 chromosome 7, ASM3070453v1 contains the following coding sequences:
- the LOC100855167 gene encoding uncharacterized protein LOC100855167 yields the protein MSISNGVLLPFILLLVSTSVFSPKPTVFGSSVPEQSFNRIDPLHHFKHYRGGYDIRNKHYWASAVFTGVHGYATAGVWVLCGLGFGIFMVVRSLCCSSPTIIKHSNSYYLFTFFLVLLLTSLAIVAASIALAANQRSFHRMRKMKEAIVGVGGDAHKTIREVSKTMEQMQNILLPYDPTTSARLNLTAHQLGRESKTIQDFVNKDGDEIELAIKTSYLVHLGVLALNLVLLVAALVLLLLHWHPGFIMIIFFCWILTTLCWVLTGIDYFLHTLGDDTCSALEDFDQSPHNNSLNSMLPCGGSSNSNKALVEISYTVYNFIDELNSKVKELHELLQVFRLENLLGFSEICNPFSGPPNYSYIPEKCPKDALPISELPNVLEKFTCYNEYSNGTCKGVGKFLPEDTYDKAWAYSDSIQDLLNIFPDLQSLTTCSFVRNAFSEVVAHQCSPFKVSIRLLWASMLSLSIVMLLLVLTWVVKAFQERGRCFSMCSIIPNPTQENRRTPRSEEIYT from the exons ATGTCCATTTCAAATGGGGttcttcttccttttattcTCCTTCTGGTTTCGACATCTGTGTTTTCACCCAAGCCCACGGTGTTCGGGTCCTCTGTTCCAGAACAGAGCTTTAACAGAATCGACCCTCTGCATCACTTCAAGCACTATAGGGGGGGCTACGACATTCGAAACAAGCATTACTGGGCT TCTGCAGTATTTACAGGCGTCCATGGCTACGCAACTGCAGGAGTTTGGGTGTTATGTGGGTTGGGCTTTGGGATTTTCATGGTTGTGAGGAGTCTATGTTGCAGCTCTCCGACAATCATAAAGCATTCGAATTCTTACTATTTGTTCACGTTCTTTCTAGTTCTTCTGCTCACCTCTCTTGCCAT AGTAGCAGCCAGTATTGCCCTTGCTGCAAACCAGAGATCCTTTCACAGAATGAGGAAGATGAAGGAAGCCATTGTTGGAGTAGGTGGAGATGCTCACAAAACTATCCGAGAAGTATCAAAAACAATGGAACAAATGCAAAACATTTTACTTCCTTATGATCCAACCACAAGTGCTCGCTTGAATCTGACAGCCCATCAGCTTGGAAGGGAATCAAAAACCATCCAAGACTTTGTTAACAAGGATGGGGATGAAATTGAGTTAGCAATTAAAACTTC GTACCTGGTACATCTGGGGGTATTAGCTCTCAACTTGGTACTCTTGGTTGCTGCACTAG TTCTGCTCTTGTTGCATTGGCACCCCGGATTTATCAT GATAATTTTTTTCTGCTGGATCTTAACAACTCTATGTTGGGTTCTAACCGGTATTGACTACTTCCTCCACAC CCTTGGAGATGATACGTGTTCAGCTTTGGAGGATTTTGATCAAAGCCCTCATAACAATAGTCTAAATTCAATGCTACCATGTGGGGGTTCATCAAATTCAAATAAAGCCTTAGTGGAAATCAGCTATACCGTCTATAACTTCATAGATGAG TTGAATTCAAAAGTAAAAGAGTTACACGAGTTGCTTCAAGTATTTCGTCTGGAAAATTTATTAGGATTTTCTGAGATTTGTAACCCTTTCTCCGGTCCGCCTAACTACAGCTACATTCCAGAAAAGTGCCCAAAGGACGCATTGCCAATCAGCGAATTACCAAAT GTCCTTGAAAAGTTCACCTGTTACAACGAATATTCTAACGGAACATGCAAAGGAGTAGGAAAATTCCTTCCTGAAGACACTTACGACAAGGCTTGGGCTTATAGTGATTCCATCCAGGATTTGCTGAATATATTTCCTGATTTGCAGAGCCTGACCACCTGCTCCTTTGTGAGGAACGCCTTCTCTGAAGTTGTTGCCCATCAGTGCAGTCCATTCAAGGTTTCCATTCGGTTGCTATGGGCGTCAATGCTCTCTCTTTCCATTGTCATGTTGCTTTTAGTATTAACTTGGGTAGTAAAAGCTTTTCAGGAAAGGGGAAGATGTTTCTCCATGTGTTCCATCATCCCCAACCCTACACAGGAAAATCGTAGGACACCCAGATCAGAGGAAATTTACACATAG
- the LOC100854050 gene encoding uncharacterized protein LOC100854050 isoform X2 — protein MIRLMSGSRCSLSVMVWSLVGFLLMIHFYSLSRHKDGAGGHSQLQMSHHHPLLRELEQVEEENIQIPPPKGKRSPRAAKRRPKRPTTLIDEFLDESSQIRHLFFPDQKTAIDPMQEAGNDSFCYYPGRIWLDTDGDPIQAHGGGILYDKRSRMYYWYGEYKDGSTYHAHKKAAARVDIIGVGCYSSKDLWAWKFEGIVLAAEETDEAHDLHKSNVLERPKVIYNDRTGKYVMWMHVDDTNYTKAAVGVAISDSPTGPFDYLYSKRPHGFDSRDMTLFRDEDGVAYLIYSSEDNSELHIGPLNQDYLDVTHVMRRILVGQHREAPALFKHQGTYYMITSGCTGWAPNEALAHAAESIMGPWETMGNPCIGGNKIFRLTTFFAQSTFVVPLPGITGSFIFMADRWNPADLRDSRYVWLPLTVGGAADHPLEYNFGFPLWSRVSIYWHRRWRLPYGWREQK, from the exons ATGATTCGTTTGATGTCAG GAAGCAGATGTTCATTGTCTGTCATGGTGTGGAGCCTTGTGGGATTCCTTCTCATGATCCATTTTTACTCCCTCAGTCGTCACAAAGATGGGGCTGGAGGACATAGCCAATTGCAAATGAGTCACCACCACCCACTACTCCGTGAACTTGAGCAGGTGGAAGAGGAGAATATCCAAATTCCTCCACCAAAAGGAAAACGATCTCCAAGGGCTGCAAAGCGGAGACCTAAGCGGCCTACCACCTTGATTGATGAATTTCTTGACGAGTCTTCTCAAATCAGACACTTGTTCTTTCCTGATCAGAAAACTGCCATAGATCCAATGCAGGAAGCAGGGAATGATAGCTTCTGCTACTATCCAGGAAGGATTTGGTTAGATACTGATGGAGATCCTATTCAAGCTCATGGAGGTGGTATTCTATACGATAAGAGATCGAGGATGTACTATTGGTATGGAGAGTATAAAGATGGGTCCACCTACCATGCTCATAAGAAAGCAGCAGCACGG GTTGACATTATTGGAGTTGGTTGTTATTCTTCCAAGGACTTGTGGGCATGGAAATTTGAGGGCATCGTGCTGGCTGCAGAAGAAACAGATGAAGCCCATGATCTCCACAAATCCAATGTGCTTGAGAGGCCAAAAGTCATTTACAATGATCGAACGGGAAAGTATGTAATGTGGATGCATGTTGATGATACCAACTACACCAAAGCTGCAGTTGGCGTTGCCATAAGTGATTCACCCACAGGTCCATTTGATTATCTCTACAGTAAACGACCCCATGGATTTGACAGCAGGGACATGACTCTCTTCAGGGATGAAGATGGTGTAGCATATCTCATATACTCCTCTGAGGACAACAGTGAACTTCACATAGGACCACTTAACCAAGATTATCTCGATGTGACACATGTCATGAGAAGGATTCTTGTGGGACAGCACAGGGAAGCACCAGCTTTGTTCAAGCACCAGGGGACTTACTACATGATCACATCAGGCTGCACGGGGTGGGCACCAAATGAGGCACTAGCCCATGCAGCTGAGTCAATCATGGGGCCATGGGAAACAATGGGAAACCCATGCATTGGAGGGAATAAAATTTTCCGGCTTACAACATTTTTTGCTCAGAGTACATTTGTGGTTCCTTTGCCAGGGATCACAGGCTCGTTTATATTCATGGCAGATCGATGGAATCCAGCTGACTTGAGGGATTCCAGGTATGTATGGTTGCCTCTAACAGTTGGGGGAGCGGCTGATCACCCTCTTGAGTACAATTTTGGGTTCCCATTATGGTCAAGAGTGTCAATTTATTGGCATAGAAGGTGGAGACTTCCTTATGGTTGGAGGGAACAGAAATAA
- the LOC100854050 gene encoding uncharacterized protein LOC100854050 isoform X1, translating to MRMRNKYRKPTTFRCNAGSRCSLSVMVWSLVGFLLMIHFYSLSRHKDGAGGHSQLQMSHHHPLLRELEQVEEENIQIPPPKGKRSPRAAKRRPKRPTTLIDEFLDESSQIRHLFFPDQKTAIDPMQEAGNDSFCYYPGRIWLDTDGDPIQAHGGGILYDKRSRMYYWYGEYKDGSTYHAHKKAAARVDIIGVGCYSSKDLWAWKFEGIVLAAEETDEAHDLHKSNVLERPKVIYNDRTGKYVMWMHVDDTNYTKAAVGVAISDSPTGPFDYLYSKRPHGFDSRDMTLFRDEDGVAYLIYSSEDNSELHIGPLNQDYLDVTHVMRRILVGQHREAPALFKHQGTYYMITSGCTGWAPNEALAHAAESIMGPWETMGNPCIGGNKIFRLTTFFAQSTFVVPLPGITGSFIFMADRWNPADLRDSRYVWLPLTVGGAADHPLEYNFGFPLWSRVSIYWHRRWRLPYGWREQK from the exons ATGAGGATGAGGAACAAATACAGGAAACCAACCACTTTCCGTTGCAATGCAGGAAGCAGATGTTCATTGTCTGTCATGGTGTGGAGCCTTGTGGGATTCCTTCTCATGATCCATTTTTACTCCCTCAGTCGTCACAAAGATGGGGCTGGAGGACATAGCCAATTGCAAATGAGTCACCACCACCCACTACTCCGTGAACTTGAGCAGGTGGAAGAGGAGAATATCCAAATTCCTCCACCAAAAGGAAAACGATCTCCAAGGGCTGCAAAGCGGAGACCTAAGCGGCCTACCACCTTGATTGATGAATTTCTTGACGAGTCTTCTCAAATCAGACACTTGTTCTTTCCTGATCAGAAAACTGCCATAGATCCAATGCAGGAAGCAGGGAATGATAGCTTCTGCTACTATCCAGGAAGGATTTGGTTAGATACTGATGGAGATCCTATTCAAGCTCATGGAGGTGGTATTCTATACGATAAGAGATCGAGGATGTACTATTGGTATGGAGAGTATAAAGATGGGTCCACCTACCATGCTCATAAGAAAGCAGCAGCACGG GTTGACATTATTGGAGTTGGTTGTTATTCTTCCAAGGACTTGTGGGCATGGAAATTTGAGGGCATCGTGCTGGCTGCAGAAGAAACAGATGAAGCCCATGATCTCCACAAATCCAATGTGCTTGAGAGGCCAAAAGTCATTTACAATGATCGAACGGGAAAGTATGTAATGTGGATGCATGTTGATGATACCAACTACACCAAAGCTGCAGTTGGCGTTGCCATAAGTGATTCACCCACAGGTCCATTTGATTATCTCTACAGTAAACGACCCCATGGATTTGACAGCAGGGACATGACTCTCTTCAGGGATGAAGATGGTGTAGCATATCTCATATACTCCTCTGAGGACAACAGTGAACTTCACATAGGACCACTTAACCAAGATTATCTCGATGTGACACATGTCATGAGAAGGATTCTTGTGGGACAGCACAGGGAAGCACCAGCTTTGTTCAAGCACCAGGGGACTTACTACATGATCACATCAGGCTGCACGGGGTGGGCACCAAATGAGGCACTAGCCCATGCAGCTGAGTCAATCATGGGGCCATGGGAAACAATGGGAAACCCATGCATTGGAGGGAATAAAATTTTCCGGCTTACAACATTTTTTGCTCAGAGTACATTTGTGGTTCCTTTGCCAGGGATCACAGGCTCGTTTATATTCATGGCAGATCGATGGAATCCAGCTGACTTGAGGGATTCCAGGTATGTATGGTTGCCTCTAACAGTTGGGGGAGCGGCTGATCACCCTCTTGAGTACAATTTTGGGTTCCCATTATGGTCAAGAGTGTCAATTTATTGGCATAGAAGGTGGAGACTTCCTTATGGTTGGAGGGAACAGAAATAA
- the LOC100263197 gene encoding protein SHORT-ROOT: MDTLFRLVSLQSDQSYNSSRTSSSSRSSRQNHHHHHQEDEECFNFFMDEEDFSSSSSKHYYPYQQQTHPSTTTTPTTTNTSTPTHHAFEPTEFSFSPARDLHLEFNSSASGKWASEILLETARAIADKNSARVQQLMWMLNELSSPYGDTDQKLAAYFLQALFSRMTDSGERCYRTLISASEKTCSFESTRKMVLKFQEVSPWTTFGHVACNGAIMEALEGESKLHIIDISNTYCTQWPTLLEALATRTDETPHLRLTTVVTSKAGTGGMAPVQKLMKEIGNRMEKFARLMGVPFKFNVLHHSGDLSHLNLAELDIKDDEALAVNCVGALHSVTAVGNRRDIVVSSFRRLHPRIITVVEEEADLDVGVDGFDFVKGFQECLRWFRVYLESLDESFPRTSNERLMLERAAGRAIVDLVACPPSESIERRETATRWSQRLHASGFSPVSFSDEVCDDVRALLRRYKEGWSMTQSSDAGIFLSWKDQPVVWTSAWKP; the protein is encoded by the coding sequence ATGGATACCTTGTTTAGACTAGTCAGTCTTCAATCCGATCAATCCTACAACTCCAGTAGAACTTCTAGCAGCTCTAGATCTTCTAGACAaaaccatcaccaccaccaccaagaAGACGAAGAATGCTTCAACTTTTTCATGGATGAAGAagacttctcttcttcttcttccaagcACTACTATCCTTATCAGCAACAAACCCATccttccaccaccaccacccccaccaccaccaACACCAGCACTCCTACTCATCATGCCTTTGAGCCCACCGAATTCTCTTTCTCCCCTGCCCGTGATCTCCACCTAGAATTCAACTCTTCTGCTTCCGGCAAGTGGGCTTCCGAAATCCTCCTGGAGACAGCACGAGCCATCGCTGATAAGAACAGCGCTCGCGTTCAACAACTCATGTGGATGCTCAACGAGCTTAGCTCTCCTTATGGCGACACCGATCAGAAGCTCGCTGCTTACTTCCTTCAAGCCTTGTTTAGCCGCATGACCGACTCGGGTGAGAGGTGTTACCGGACTTTAATATCCGCATCGGAGAAGACTTGCTCATTCGAATCCACCAGAAAAATGGTATTGAAATTTCAAGAGGTGAGCCCTTGGACCACGTTTGGACATGTAGCTTGTAATGGTGCAATCATGGAAGCTCTTGAAGGCGAGAGCAAGCTCCATATAATTGATATAAGCAACACCTACTGCACTCAGTGGCCCACCTTGCTCGAAGCCCTAGCCACCCGCACTGACGAGACCCCTCACCTCCGTCTCACCACCGTCGTCACAAGCAAAGCCGGCACCGGAGGGATGGCACCAGTGCAAAAACTGATGAAAGAGATTGGAAACAGAATGGAAAAGTTCGCTAGGCTCATGGGTGTGCCCTTCAAATTCAACGTACTGCACCACTCCGGCGACCTATCCCATCTGAATTTAGCAGAATTGGACATCAAAGACGACGAGGCACTCGCCGTAAACTGCGTCGGCGCGTTGCACTCAGTCACCGCAGTTGGTAACCGCCGAGACATCGTCGTATCATCTTTCCGGAGATTGCATCCGAGGATCATCACCGTCgtggaagaagaagctgatcTCGATGTGGGCGTGGATGGGTTCGACTTCGTCAAAGGTTTTCAGGAATGCTTAAGATGGTTTAGGGTTTACTTGGAGTCATTAGACGAGAGCTTCCCACGCACTAGCAACGAGCGCCTCATGCTCGAACGCGCCGCCGGACGCGCAATCGTCGACCTGGTGGCTTGCCCGCCGTCGGAGTCGATCGAACGGCGCGAGACGGCCACGCGCTGGTCTCAGCGGCTCCATGCAAGCGGGTTCTCTCCGGTGTCGTTTAGCGATGAAGTATGCGATGACGTACGTGCTCTCCTGAGGAGATACAAGGAGGGTTGGTCAATGACACAGTCCTCCGACGCCGGAATATTCCTCTCATGGAAAGACCAGCCGGTGGTGTGGACCAGTGCATGGAAACCTTGA
- the LOC100241654 gene encoding peptidyl-prolyl cis-trans isomerase CYP65 gives MGKKQHSKDRMFITKTEWATEWGGAKSKNASVPFKRLPFYCCAVTFTPFGDPVCTSDGTVFDIMNIIPYIRKFGKHPVTGAPLKQEDLIPLTFHKNSDGEYHCPVLNKVFTEFTHIVAVKTTGNVFCYEAIKELNLKTKNWKELLTDEPFTREDLITIQNPNALDSKALLDFDHVKNSLKLDDEELKKMGLDPTHGINVKGDMKQMLEELGTEKARQTALHGGGGNKAQNERAAALAAILAARSRIKEESESDKNGEGKTGQTFSIVDAASASVHGRSAAAAKATSSDKTAARIAMHMAGERAPVNAKMVKSRFTTGAASRSFTSTSYDPVTKNEFEYIKVEKNPTKKGYVQLHTTHGDLNIELHCDITPRACENFITLCERGYYNGIAFHRNIRNFMIQGGDPTGTGSGGESIWGKPFKDELNSKLLHSGRGVVSMANSGPHTNGSQFFILYKSANHLNFKHTVFGGVVGGLMTLSAMEKVPVDDNDRPLEEIKITGVTVFVNPYTEPDAEEEEEKTKDGKNAEDEENDKVGAWFSNPGTGTAEPGDVGGGVGKYLKARTGQAEHAAADTGLQAMTVAKKRKLGGPTAEFKDFSAW, from the exons ATGGGGAAGAAACAACACAGCAAAGATCGCATGTTCATAACCAAAACGGAGTGGGCCACCGAATGGGGCGGCGCCAAATCCAAAAACGCCTCCGTCCCTTTCAAACGCCTCCCCTTCTACTGCTGCGC GGTCACGTTTACGCCGTTTGGGGATCCGGTGTGCACCAGCGATGGCACCGTCTTCGACATTAT GAACATAATTCCGTACATTAGGAAGTTTGGTAAACATCCTGTTACTGGGGCTCCACTCAAGCAAGAGGATCTCATTCCACTTACTTTCCACAAGAATTCAGATG GAGAATATCATTGCCCGGTGCTGAATAAAGTTTTCACTGAATTTACACACATAGTTGCTGTAAAGACTACAGGAAATGTGTTCTGTTATGAG GCAATCAAAGAATTAAACCTCAAAACCAAGAACTGGAAGGAGCTCCTCACCGATGAACCATTCACTAGAGAAGACCTCATAACAATTCAG AATCCCAATGCACTTGACAGCAAGGCTCTCTTGGACTTTGATCATGTAAAAAATAGCTTgaaacttgatgatgaag AACTAAAAAAGATGGGTTTGGATCCAACCCATGGGATAAATGTGAAAGGGGATATGAAGCAAATGCTAGAGGAGCTTGGAACTGAGAAAGCAAGGCAAACCGCCCTTCATGGGGGAGGTGGCAACAAGGCACAAAATGAAAGAGCGGCCGCGCTGGCTGCCATTCTAGCTGCAAGATCACGCATTAAAGAGGAATCTGAGTCAGATAAGAATGGAGAGGGTAAAACCGGCCAGACTTTCAGTATTGTGGATGCTGCATCTGCCTCAGTTCATGGAAGAAGTGCTGCTGCAGCAAAAGCCACATCATCTGATAAAACTGCTGCTCGTATAGCTATGCACATGGCTGGTGAGAGGGCCCCTGTGAATGCAAAGATG GTAAAAAGCCGTTTCACCACTGGTGCTGCTTCAAGATCCTTCACCTCCACCTCTTATGATCCTGTcacaaaaaatgaatttgaatataTCAAAGTCGAGAAGAATCCTACCAAGAAAGGCTATGTTCAGCTGCACACAACACACGGTGATTTGAACATTGAGCTTCATTGTGATATAACTCCCAGGGCATGTGAGAACTTCATCACTCTCTGTGAACGTGGCTATTATAATGGGATAGCTTTTCATAGAAACATTCG GAATTTTATGATTCAAGGTGGTGATCCAACTGGCACTGGGAGTGGGGGAGAATCTATATGGGGAAAACCGTTCAAAGATGAGCTGAACTCCAAGTTGCTTCACTCTGGAAGGGGTGTTGTTAGCATGGCAAACAGTGGGCCCCACACAAATGGGTCCCAATTTTTTATCCTATACAAATCTGCAAATCATTTGAATTTCAAACATACAGTTTTTGGTGGAGTTGTTGGTGGCTTGATGACACTATCAGCAATGGAAAAGGTTCCTGTTGATGACAATGATAGGCCCCTG GAAGAGATTAAAATAACTGGTGTAACAGTATTTGTCAATCCTTACACTGAACCTGATGctgaagaagaggaagagaaaaccAAAGATGGGAAGAATGCCGAGGATGAAGAAAAT GATAAGGTTGGGGCATGGTTTAGCAATCCAGGTACAGGAACAGCAGAGCCTGGAGATGTAGGTGGTGGTGTTGGGAAGTACTTGAAGGCAAGGACTGGTCAAGCTGAACATGCTGCTGCTGACACTGGTTTGCAGGCAATGACTGTggcaaagaaaaggaaattggGCGGCCCAACTGCAGAATTTAAGGACTTTTCTGCCTGGTAA
- the LOC100855004 gene encoding uncharacterized protein LOC100855004, translated as MGGPGSGSCSSSGEEDGDADWKAAIDSVSAVATTTATSSGFAAASKDSAVSTDGTNSNQKSQNLKHYQIKAQKLLDDIIENTLVMVEDLIHISDNEKTNEGGIRLFKHAPPGIVFDHMDKIQQPRKRPRILPGNEIDEKSKKFRGQLRSVAVDGVDIMAAARDACQKSVARLEAKDAAAKAAAKREEERVAELKRTRGERWLPSIARERQIKLGRS; from the exons ATGGGTGGTCCGGGGAGTGGTAGTTGCAGTAGCAGCGGAGAGGAAGACGGTGACGCTGATTGGAAAGCAGCCATCGACTCAGTTTCCGCCGTCGCCACCACCACTGCCACCAGCAGTGGTTTCGCTGCTGCCTCCAAAGATTCAGCCGTATCCACGGATGGCACAAACAGTAATCAGAAATCCCAAAATTTGAAGCACTATCAAATCAAG GCACAAAAGCTTTTGGATGACATCATAGAAAACACCTTAGTGATGGTGGAAGATCTCATTCATATCTCCGATAACGAAAAGACAAATGAAGGTGGAATTCGGTTGTTCAAGCATGCTCCTCCAGGGATAGTGTTTGATCATATGG ATAAAATTCAACAACCAAGAAAGAGACCAAGAATCCTTCCAGGGAATGAGATTGACGAGAAATCAAAGAAG TTTAGAGGGCAACTCCGATCTGTTGCTGTTGATGGGGTGGATATAATGGCAGCGGCAAGAGATGCTTGTCAGAAATCAGTAGCCAGACTTGAAGCTAAAGATGCGGCAGCAAAAGCAGCAGCCAAAAGGGAGGAAGAAAGGGTTGCAGAACTGAAGAGAACTAGGGGGGAGAGATGGCTACCCTCAATTGCCCGAGAAAGGCAGATCAAGTTGGGAAGAAGTTAA